In Haliaeetus albicilla chromosome 12, bHalAlb1.1, whole genome shotgun sequence, a genomic segment contains:
- the AATK gene encoding serine/threonine-protein kinase LMTK1 isoform X2, translating to MPGWEDALAAGCLGMAAVGDAPEPPRAMQGLAPGGTLLKSADLGRQSLLYLKEIGHGWFGKVFLGEVNSGISSTQVVVKELKASASVQDQMQFLEEAQPYRALQHTNLLQCLAQCAEVTPYLLVMEFCPLGDLKGYLRSCRGAEAMTPDPLTLQRMACEVACGVLHLHRNNYIHSDLALRNCLLTADLTVKIGDYGLSHCKYKDDYFVTADQLWVPLRWIAPELIDEVHGNLLIVDQTKSSNVWSLGVTIWELFELGSQPYDHYSDRQVLAYAIKEQQLKLPKPQLKLSLSERWYEVMQFCWLQPEQRPTAEEVHLLLSYLCAKGATEAEEEFEKRWNSMKPNGSASASHHGPELSSFPLLEQFSADGFPSDGDDILTVMETSHGLNFEYKWEHTKTEHFQAPLGSLSPSSAARYHDLYYPATTAGRLSLGVSPSCYECKPPGCPGLPAPGVVPILGAHSPSLGSEYYIRIEGPGEGSAELDYAMCAYSPAGERGSPHPPSCWRAQGARSGSTYDSDSSPTVSLSMEPLLGHTPVGEGSWECAEYYPYPCPGQEPRGYEPSPRHGAEGYLLEEEPAQPGSQDWPIPDFQPSIFADPLGVSPSVNCAYSPRGYGEPRAAPPGGRPPGQSRARPDCVALELGDNSPPGAPRPHGASPPAQRHPWASNSSSNNNIGSGSPASREPLAGDSWCYRRMITFRGLMAKPLGTVPRGQPQLGGSPPGHDFRHPRQDQPAGTAGGSSSPYRSPSLRRQAWHGRDSSTSGRSQAAALAGSPGMPWGPGTAPPDGAGAQHDACPDESMEGSSPALSPLPRAVAPPGLGEAAPVAGTAALNPGPPAEPSLDGAQPMPEASEAPAPAPGEAAAESGVCATGDADQTPDKTFSSASFPSADEGSDEDTAELTSGVFTDFSGDYMERAEAAPAFKSLQKQVGTPDSLESLDIPSTASSCEVFSPTAFMPAGQPKALDSGYDTENNESPEFVLKEPHEPREPEAFSQLGKPPPGLPGGEGEGSAPETQLSTSLGSELHGLAEKNPYRDSAYFSDYDAEAERGPKDEEDSDGSRTPEAEEGSQSLAQDLGRAPGPAEDPLHPPGAPGSPPAAPGVAVAADAQMAGLLVGDWRGAEDGSAPAGPTGQVPGTEQRPAGTGLVLGSSPRPNGDACPPGSALPKTFFLTPVPASPGESASIGGTRMLEDVPGLGAAAAGGEQTVPPMLGLGEAGLPLEGTGAGDAPGGPSTLLPGDDSPPGLSPLPSTRELRPVTPEHREEPEEEEEDTEDSDESDEELRCYNIQEQSEESEEEPAAVPIVVAESQSGRNLRSLLKMPSLLSEAFCEDLERKKKAVSFYDDVTIYLFDQESPTRELAEQSFPEPPQPSGQPPAGGSPPSPADRLGASDDSSDGNASEESGGFEWDDDFPLMPVKPSLMASLTGTPAEPDPAVPALVPAQKQVLPIQFSRFTVSPAPVSRFSITHVSDSDMDSIGGSSEDGDRE from the exons ATGCCAGGATGGGAGGATGCCCTGGCTGCAGGGTGCCTGGGGATGGCTGCTGTCGGGGATGCTCCGGAGCCCCCCAGGGCGATGCAGGGCCTGGCACCGGGTGGCACG CTCCTCAAGTCGGCGGACCTGGGGCGGCAGAGCCTGCTCTACCTGAAGGAGATCGGGCACGGCTGGTTCGGCAAG GTGTTCCTGGGGGAGGTGAACTCGGGCATCAGCAGCACCCAGGTGGTGGTGAAGGAGCTGAAGGCGAGCGCCAGCGTGCAGGACCAGATGCAGTTCCTGGAGGAAGCACAGCCCTACAG GGCTCTCCAGCACACCAAcctcctgcagtgcctggcCCAGTGCGCCGAAGTCACCCCGTACCTGCTGGTGATGGAGTTCTGCCCGCTG GGTGACCTGAAGGGGTACCTGCGGAGCTGCCGGGGGGCCGAGGCCATGACCCCGGACCCGCTGACCCTGCAGAGGATGGCGTGCGAGGTGGCCTGCGGCGTCCTGCACCTGCACAGGAACAACTACATCCACAG CGACCTGGCCCTGCGGAATTGCCTGCTCACCGCCGACCTGACAGTCAAGATCGGAGACTATGGGCTCTCGCACTGCAAGTACAAA GACGACTACTTTGTGACGGCcgaccagctgtgggtgccgCTGCGCTGGATCGCACCCGAGCTCATCGACGAAGTGCACGGCAACCTGCTCATCGTGGACCAGACCAAGTCCAGCAACGTCTG GTCGCTGGGCGTCACCATCTGGGAGCTGTTTGAGCTGGGCAGCCAACCCTACGACCACTACTCCGACCGGCAAGTGCTCGCCTATGCCATCAAGGAGCAGCAGCTCAAGCTGCCCAAGCCCCAGCTGAAGCTCTCGCTGTCAGAGCGCTG GTACGAGGTGATGCAGttctgctggctgcagccgGAACAGCGACCGACAGCGGAGGAGGTGCACCTCCTGCTCTCTTACCTCTGCGCCAAAGGGGCAACGGAAGCAGAGGAGGAGTTCGAGAAGCGCTGGAACTCCATGAAGCCCAACGGCAGCGCCAGCGCCAGCCACCACGGCCCCGAGCTCTCTTCCTTCCCGCTGCTGGAGCAGTTCTCGGCCGACGGCTTCCCCTCGGACGGAGACGACATCCTCACCGTCATGGAGACCAGCCACGGCCTCAATTTCGAGTACAAGTGGGAGCACACCAAGACCGAGCACTTCCAGGCACCCCTGGGGTCCCTGAGCCCCAGCAGCGCTGCCCGCTACCACGACCTCTACTACCCGGCCACGACCGCGGGGCGCCTGAGTTTGGGGGTCTCGCCCTCCTGCTACGAGTGCAAGCCGCCGGGCTGCCCTGGCCTGCCGGCGCCCGGCGTGGTGCCCATCCTGGGCGCCCACAGCCCCTCGCTCGGCAGCGAGTACTACATCCGCATCGAGGGGCCTGGCGAGGGCAGCGCCGAGCTGGACTACGCCATGTGCGCCTACAGCCCCGCGGGCGAGCGGGGGTCCCCGCACCCCCCGTCCTGCTGGAGAGCCCAAGGCGCCCGGAGCGGCAGCACCTACGACTCTGACAGCAGCCCCACCGTCTCCCTCAGCATGGAGCCGCTGCTGGGCCACACGCCGGTGGGCGAGGGCTCCTGGGAGTGCGCCGAATACTACCCCTacccctgcccagggcaggagcCGCGGGGCTACGAGCCGTCCCCCAGGCACGGGGCCGAGGGGTacctgctggaggaggagcCCGCCCAGCCGGGCAGCCAGGACTGGCCCATCCCCGACTTCCAGCCCAGCATCTTCGCCGACCCGCTGGGCGTCTCGCCATCGGTGAACTGCGCCTACAGCCCCCGGGGTTACGGGGAGCCGCGGGCAGCCCCCCCGGGCGGGCGACCGCCGGGGCAGAGCAGGGCCCGGCCGGACTGCGTGGCGCTGGAGCTGGGTGACAACAgcccccccggtgccccccgccCGCACGGTGCGAGCCCCCCGGCTCAGCGGCATCCCTGGGCCTCCAACAGCTCCTCCAACAACAACATCGGCAGCGGCAGCCCGGCGTCCCGTGAGCCCCTGGCCGGCGACAGCTGGTGCTACCGCCGCATGATCACCTTCCGCGGGCTGATGGCCAAGCCGCTGGGCACCGTGCCGCGTGGCCAGCCCCAGCTCGGGGGGTCTCCGCCGGGCCACGACTTCCGTCACCCGCGGCAGGATCAGCCCGCCGGCACGGCTGGCGGCTCCTCCTCCCCGTACCGCTCGCCCTCCCTGCGGCGCCAGGCCTGGCACGGCCGTGACTCATCAACCTCCGGCCGCTCGCAGGCGGCGGCACTGGCTGGCAGCCCCGGCATGCCGTGGGGCCCCGGTACGGCTCCGCCAGACGGAGCGGGGGCCCAGCACGATGCCTGCCCGGATGAGAGCATGGAggggagcagccctgccctcaGCCCGCTGCCCCGTGCCGTGGCTccaccggggctgggggaggccGCCCCTGTGGCCGGCACGGCCGCCCTGAACCCCGGCCCCCCCGCGGAGCCCAGCCTAGACGGCGCCCAGCCCATGCCGGAGGCCTCCGAGGCGCCCGCGCCAGCGCCCGGGGAAGCTGCCGCCGAGAGCGGCGTGTGTGCCACCGGCGATGCGGACCAGACGCCGGACAAGACCTTCTCCAGCGCCAGCTTCCCCAGCGCAGACGAGGGGAGCGACGAGGACACGGCGGAGCTGACCTCCGGCGTCTTCACCGACTTCTCCGGGGACTACATGGAGCGGGCGGAGGCAGCTCCGGCGTTCAAGTCCCTGCAGAAGCAGGTGGGGACGCCAGACTCCCTGGAGTCGCTGGACATCCCCTCCACAGCCAGCTCCTGCGAGGTCTTCAGTCCCACCGCCTTCATGCCCGCCGGCCAGCCCAAGGCCCTCGACAGTGGCTACGACACCGAGAATAACGAGTCCCCCGAGTTTGTCCTCAAGGAACCCCACGAGCCCCGAGAACCGGAGGCCTTCAGCCAGCTGGGGaagccgcccccggggctgccagGGGGTGAGGGCGAGGGTTCGGCCCCCGAAACGCAGCTCTCCACCTCCCTCGGGTCCGAGCTGCATGGCCTCGCCGAGAAGAACCCCTACCGCGACTCTGCCTACTTCTCCGACTACGATGCCGAGGCCGAGCGTGGCCCCAAGGACGAGGAGGACAGTGACGGCTCCCGGACCCCAGAGGCGGAGGAGGGTTCCCAGTCCCTTGCGCAGGACCTAGGGCGAGCCCCCGGGCCAGCAGAGGACCCGCTGCACCCCCCAGGGGCGCCCGGCAGCCCCCCGGCAGCACCCGGAGTTGCAGTGGCAGCGGACGCACAGATGGCGGGGCTTTTGGTGGGGGACTGGCGGGGGGCAGAGGACGGGAGCGCCCCGGCCGGACCCACGGGGCAGGTGCCTGGCACCGAGCAGCGACCCGCTGGCAcggggctggtgctgggcagCTCCCCGCGCCCCAACGGAGACGCCTGTCCCCCGGGCTCTGCGCTGCCAAAGACTTTCTTCTTGACGCCGGTGCCGGCGAGCCCCGGGGAGTCGGCGTCCATCGGAGGGACCCGCATGCTGGAGGATGTCCCTGGACTTGGGGCAGCTGCGGCCGGGGGCGAACAGACTGTGCCCCCCATGCTGGGGCTTGGGGAAGCAGGGCTGCCCCTGGAGGGGACCGGGGCGGGCGATGCGCCGGGGGGTCCCAGCACGCTGCTACCGGGGGACGACTCGCCCCCGGGACTCTCCCCGCTCCCGTCCACCCGGGAGCTGCGGCCGGTCACCCCTGAGCACCGTGAAgagccggaggaggaggaggaggacacgGAGGACAGCGACGAGTCGGACGAGGAGCTGCGCTGCTACAACATCCAGGAGCAAAGCGAGGAGAGCGAGGAGGAGCCGGCGGCCGTGCCCATCGTGGTGGCTGAGAGCCAGAGCGGCAGGAACCTGCGCAGCCTCCTCAAGATGCCCAGCCTGCTCTCCGAGGCCTTCTGCGAGGATCTGGAGCGCAAGAAGAAGGCCGTCTCCTTCTACGACGACGTTACCATCTACCTCTTCGACCAG GAAAGCCCCACGCGGGAGCTGGCTGAGCAGAGCTTCCCggagcccccccagccttcggggcagccccccgccggtggcagcccccccagcccggcaGACAGGCTCGGTGCCTCGGACGACTCCTCAGACGGCAACGCCTCGGAAGAGA GCGGTGGCTTCGAGTGGGACGACGACTTTCCACTCATGCCCGTGAAGCCATCCCTGATGGCCTCGCTGACGGGGACGCCGGCAGAGCCCGACCCAGCCGTGCCCGCCCTGGTGCCGGCGCAGAAACAGGTGCTGCCTATCCAGTTCTCCCGGTTCACCGTCTCGCCTGCCCCGGTATCCCGGTTCTCCATCACCCACGTCTCCGACTCGGACATGGACTCCATAGGAG GCAGCAGCGAAGACGGCGACCGGGAGTGA
- the AATK gene encoding serine/threonine-protein kinase LMTK1 isoform X1, which translates to MPGWEDALAAGCLGMAAVGDAPEPPRAMQGLAPGGTLLKSADLGRQSLLYLKEIGHGWFGKVFLGEVNSGISSTQVVVKELKASASVQDQMQFLEEAQPYRALQHTNLLQCLAQCAEVTPYLLVMEFCPLGDLKGYLRSCRGAEAMTPDPLTLQRMACEVACGVLHLHRNNYIHSDLALRNCLLTADLTVKIGDYGLSHCKYKDDYFVTADQLWVPLRWIAPELIDEVHGNLLIVDQTKSSNVWSLGVTIWELFELGSQPYDHYSDRQVLAYAIKEQQLKLPKPQLKLSLSERWYEVMQFCWLQPEQRPTAEEVHLLLSYLCAKGATEAEEEFEKRWNSMKPNGSASASHHGPELSSFPLLEQFSADGFPSDGDDILTVMETSHGLNFEYKWEHTKTEHFQAPLGSLSPSSAARYHDLYYPATTAGRLSLGVSPSCYECKPPGCPGLPAPGVVPILGAHSPSLGSEYYIRIEGPGEGSAELDYAMCAYSPAGERGSPHPPSCWRAQGARSGSTYDSDSSPTVSLSMEPLLGHTPVGEGSWECAEYYPYPCPGQEPRGYEPSPRHGAEGYLLEEEPAQPGSQDWPIPDFQPSIFADPLGVSPSVNCAYSPRGYGEPRAAPPGGRPPGQSRARPDCVALELGDNSPPGAPRPHGASPPAQRHPWASNSSSNNNIGSGSPASREPLAGDSWCYRRMITFRGLMAKPLGTVPRGQPQLGGSPPGHDFRHPRQDQPAGTAGGSSSPYRSPSLRRQAWHGRDSSTSGRSQAAALAGSPGMPWGPGTAPPDGAGAQHDACPDESMEGSSPALSPLPRAVAPPGLGEAAPVAGTAALNPGPPAEPSLDGAQPMPEASEAPAPAPGEAAAESGVCATGDADQTPDKTFSSASFPSADEGSDEDTAELTSGVFTDFSGDYMERAEAAPAFKSLQKQVGTPDSLESLDIPSTASSCEVFSPTAFMPAGQPKALDSGYDTENNESPEFVLKEPHEPREPEAFSQLGKPPPGLPGGEGEGSAPETQLSTSLGSELHGLAEKNPYRDSAYFSDYDAEAERGPKDEEDSDGSRTPEAEEGSQSLAQDLGRAPGPAEDPLHPPGAPGSPPAAPGVAVAADAQMAGLLVGDWRGAEDGSAPAGPTGQVPGTEQRPAGTGLVLGSSPRPNGDACPPGSALPKTFFLTPVPASPGESASIGGTRMLEDVPGLGAAAAGGEQTVPPMLGLGEAGLPLEGTGAGDAPGGPSTLLPGDDSPPGLSPLPSTRELRPVTPEHREEPEEEEEDTEDSDESDEELRCYNIQEQSEESEEEPAAVPIVVAESQSGRNLRSLLKMPSLLSEAFCEDLERKKKAVSFYDDVTIYLFDQESPTRELAEQSFPEPPQPSGQPPAGGSPPSPADRLGASDDSSDGNASEEIPSLRVAGGGFEWDDDFPLMPVKPSLMASLTGTPAEPDPAVPALVPAQKQVLPIQFSRFTVSPAPVSRFSITHVSDSDMDSIGGSSEDGDRE; encoded by the exons ATGCCAGGATGGGAGGATGCCCTGGCTGCAGGGTGCCTGGGGATGGCTGCTGTCGGGGATGCTCCGGAGCCCCCCAGGGCGATGCAGGGCCTGGCACCGGGTGGCACG CTCCTCAAGTCGGCGGACCTGGGGCGGCAGAGCCTGCTCTACCTGAAGGAGATCGGGCACGGCTGGTTCGGCAAG GTGTTCCTGGGGGAGGTGAACTCGGGCATCAGCAGCACCCAGGTGGTGGTGAAGGAGCTGAAGGCGAGCGCCAGCGTGCAGGACCAGATGCAGTTCCTGGAGGAAGCACAGCCCTACAG GGCTCTCCAGCACACCAAcctcctgcagtgcctggcCCAGTGCGCCGAAGTCACCCCGTACCTGCTGGTGATGGAGTTCTGCCCGCTG GGTGACCTGAAGGGGTACCTGCGGAGCTGCCGGGGGGCCGAGGCCATGACCCCGGACCCGCTGACCCTGCAGAGGATGGCGTGCGAGGTGGCCTGCGGCGTCCTGCACCTGCACAGGAACAACTACATCCACAG CGACCTGGCCCTGCGGAATTGCCTGCTCACCGCCGACCTGACAGTCAAGATCGGAGACTATGGGCTCTCGCACTGCAAGTACAAA GACGACTACTTTGTGACGGCcgaccagctgtgggtgccgCTGCGCTGGATCGCACCCGAGCTCATCGACGAAGTGCACGGCAACCTGCTCATCGTGGACCAGACCAAGTCCAGCAACGTCTG GTCGCTGGGCGTCACCATCTGGGAGCTGTTTGAGCTGGGCAGCCAACCCTACGACCACTACTCCGACCGGCAAGTGCTCGCCTATGCCATCAAGGAGCAGCAGCTCAAGCTGCCCAAGCCCCAGCTGAAGCTCTCGCTGTCAGAGCGCTG GTACGAGGTGATGCAGttctgctggctgcagccgGAACAGCGACCGACAGCGGAGGAGGTGCACCTCCTGCTCTCTTACCTCTGCGCCAAAGGGGCAACGGAAGCAGAGGAGGAGTTCGAGAAGCGCTGGAACTCCATGAAGCCCAACGGCAGCGCCAGCGCCAGCCACCACGGCCCCGAGCTCTCTTCCTTCCCGCTGCTGGAGCAGTTCTCGGCCGACGGCTTCCCCTCGGACGGAGACGACATCCTCACCGTCATGGAGACCAGCCACGGCCTCAATTTCGAGTACAAGTGGGAGCACACCAAGACCGAGCACTTCCAGGCACCCCTGGGGTCCCTGAGCCCCAGCAGCGCTGCCCGCTACCACGACCTCTACTACCCGGCCACGACCGCGGGGCGCCTGAGTTTGGGGGTCTCGCCCTCCTGCTACGAGTGCAAGCCGCCGGGCTGCCCTGGCCTGCCGGCGCCCGGCGTGGTGCCCATCCTGGGCGCCCACAGCCCCTCGCTCGGCAGCGAGTACTACATCCGCATCGAGGGGCCTGGCGAGGGCAGCGCCGAGCTGGACTACGCCATGTGCGCCTACAGCCCCGCGGGCGAGCGGGGGTCCCCGCACCCCCCGTCCTGCTGGAGAGCCCAAGGCGCCCGGAGCGGCAGCACCTACGACTCTGACAGCAGCCCCACCGTCTCCCTCAGCATGGAGCCGCTGCTGGGCCACACGCCGGTGGGCGAGGGCTCCTGGGAGTGCGCCGAATACTACCCCTacccctgcccagggcaggagcCGCGGGGCTACGAGCCGTCCCCCAGGCACGGGGCCGAGGGGTacctgctggaggaggagcCCGCCCAGCCGGGCAGCCAGGACTGGCCCATCCCCGACTTCCAGCCCAGCATCTTCGCCGACCCGCTGGGCGTCTCGCCATCGGTGAACTGCGCCTACAGCCCCCGGGGTTACGGGGAGCCGCGGGCAGCCCCCCCGGGCGGGCGACCGCCGGGGCAGAGCAGGGCCCGGCCGGACTGCGTGGCGCTGGAGCTGGGTGACAACAgcccccccggtgccccccgccCGCACGGTGCGAGCCCCCCGGCTCAGCGGCATCCCTGGGCCTCCAACAGCTCCTCCAACAACAACATCGGCAGCGGCAGCCCGGCGTCCCGTGAGCCCCTGGCCGGCGACAGCTGGTGCTACCGCCGCATGATCACCTTCCGCGGGCTGATGGCCAAGCCGCTGGGCACCGTGCCGCGTGGCCAGCCCCAGCTCGGGGGGTCTCCGCCGGGCCACGACTTCCGTCACCCGCGGCAGGATCAGCCCGCCGGCACGGCTGGCGGCTCCTCCTCCCCGTACCGCTCGCCCTCCCTGCGGCGCCAGGCCTGGCACGGCCGTGACTCATCAACCTCCGGCCGCTCGCAGGCGGCGGCACTGGCTGGCAGCCCCGGCATGCCGTGGGGCCCCGGTACGGCTCCGCCAGACGGAGCGGGGGCCCAGCACGATGCCTGCCCGGATGAGAGCATGGAggggagcagccctgccctcaGCCCGCTGCCCCGTGCCGTGGCTccaccggggctgggggaggccGCCCCTGTGGCCGGCACGGCCGCCCTGAACCCCGGCCCCCCCGCGGAGCCCAGCCTAGACGGCGCCCAGCCCATGCCGGAGGCCTCCGAGGCGCCCGCGCCAGCGCCCGGGGAAGCTGCCGCCGAGAGCGGCGTGTGTGCCACCGGCGATGCGGACCAGACGCCGGACAAGACCTTCTCCAGCGCCAGCTTCCCCAGCGCAGACGAGGGGAGCGACGAGGACACGGCGGAGCTGACCTCCGGCGTCTTCACCGACTTCTCCGGGGACTACATGGAGCGGGCGGAGGCAGCTCCGGCGTTCAAGTCCCTGCAGAAGCAGGTGGGGACGCCAGACTCCCTGGAGTCGCTGGACATCCCCTCCACAGCCAGCTCCTGCGAGGTCTTCAGTCCCACCGCCTTCATGCCCGCCGGCCAGCCCAAGGCCCTCGACAGTGGCTACGACACCGAGAATAACGAGTCCCCCGAGTTTGTCCTCAAGGAACCCCACGAGCCCCGAGAACCGGAGGCCTTCAGCCAGCTGGGGaagccgcccccggggctgccagGGGGTGAGGGCGAGGGTTCGGCCCCCGAAACGCAGCTCTCCACCTCCCTCGGGTCCGAGCTGCATGGCCTCGCCGAGAAGAACCCCTACCGCGACTCTGCCTACTTCTCCGACTACGATGCCGAGGCCGAGCGTGGCCCCAAGGACGAGGAGGACAGTGACGGCTCCCGGACCCCAGAGGCGGAGGAGGGTTCCCAGTCCCTTGCGCAGGACCTAGGGCGAGCCCCCGGGCCAGCAGAGGACCCGCTGCACCCCCCAGGGGCGCCCGGCAGCCCCCCGGCAGCACCCGGAGTTGCAGTGGCAGCGGACGCACAGATGGCGGGGCTTTTGGTGGGGGACTGGCGGGGGGCAGAGGACGGGAGCGCCCCGGCCGGACCCACGGGGCAGGTGCCTGGCACCGAGCAGCGACCCGCTGGCAcggggctggtgctgggcagCTCCCCGCGCCCCAACGGAGACGCCTGTCCCCCGGGCTCTGCGCTGCCAAAGACTTTCTTCTTGACGCCGGTGCCGGCGAGCCCCGGGGAGTCGGCGTCCATCGGAGGGACCCGCATGCTGGAGGATGTCCCTGGACTTGGGGCAGCTGCGGCCGGGGGCGAACAGACTGTGCCCCCCATGCTGGGGCTTGGGGAAGCAGGGCTGCCCCTGGAGGGGACCGGGGCGGGCGATGCGCCGGGGGGTCCCAGCACGCTGCTACCGGGGGACGACTCGCCCCCGGGACTCTCCCCGCTCCCGTCCACCCGGGAGCTGCGGCCGGTCACCCCTGAGCACCGTGAAgagccggaggaggaggaggaggacacgGAGGACAGCGACGAGTCGGACGAGGAGCTGCGCTGCTACAACATCCAGGAGCAAAGCGAGGAGAGCGAGGAGGAGCCGGCGGCCGTGCCCATCGTGGTGGCTGAGAGCCAGAGCGGCAGGAACCTGCGCAGCCTCCTCAAGATGCCCAGCCTGCTCTCCGAGGCCTTCTGCGAGGATCTGGAGCGCAAGAAGAAGGCCGTCTCCTTCTACGACGACGTTACCATCTACCTCTTCGACCAG GAAAGCCCCACGCGGGAGCTGGCTGAGCAGAGCTTCCCggagcccccccagccttcggggcagccccccgccggtggcagcccccccagcccggcaGACAGGCTCGGTGCCTCGGACGACTCCTCAGACGGCAACGCCTCGGAAGAGA TCCCCTCGCTCCGTGTCGCAGGCGGTGGCTTCGAGTGGGACGACGACTTTCCACTCATGCCCGTGAAGCCATCCCTGATGGCCTCGCTGACGGGGACGCCGGCAGAGCCCGACCCAGCCGTGCCCGCCCTGGTGCCGGCGCAGAAACAGGTGCTGCCTATCCAGTTCTCCCGGTTCACCGTCTCGCCTGCCCCGGTATCCCGGTTCTCCATCACCCACGTCTCCGACTCGGACATGGACTCCATAGGAG GCAGCAGCGAAGACGGCGACCGGGAGTGA